Below is a window of Sulfurisphaera ohwakuensis DNA.
AAATCTTTAGGGTTTAAATCTACAAAATATATATTTAAATCTTTATATTTAACTTCTGGTGGATATCCCGGGCCAAGTGAAACCCATCTGGTTTTACTAAATTTTTTACTTAGTGCAAGCATCATTTTTGCTACTCCACCTACAGATATGTAATAATCTGACGGATCGAGCAAAGAAACATCAATGGGAAATGAGAGAAATCCGTACTTATCAACTAAATCCCTATATGTGTACCTAAATCTAATTGGTGGTGTTTGAGTGTTTATAGCGACAGAAAACATATGAAAAATTTTCCGCTTATATTTATAAAGTTTTTAGAGTATTATGCCTCCGTGAATTATGCATTCTTATCTAATGGGATAACTTCAGCGTTAGAATCACAAGGAAGTATAGATTGGTTTCCAGTACCTAGATTTGATTCTCAATCTATATTCACAAAAATATTAGACAACGAGAAAGGCGGATATTTCTCAGTGAGACCAAAAGAATATGACAGAATTCAAGAAGAATATATAGGATATTCGCTTATCTTAAAGACGACATTTAAGAAAAATGAGTTAAAGGCAATGGTTATAGATTTTTTACCCATTTCATTGCCAGCAATTATAAGGCTTTACGATACCGAGCTTCCCTTAGAAGTAAATATTATACCTGTTTTTAACTATGCTTTGATAAATGCTGGGACAGAAATTGTAAAAGATGGGGTCATATACAGAAATCCTCTATCAAAAGAAGGAATAGAACTATTAGTCTATGGCAATTATGAAATTATTAGCCCTTACAAGTTGATCATAAAGCCTGGAAAAGGATACCTTTACTTACTCTATTCAAAAGATTTAAGATACGGATTATTTAGCCAAAAAGGGTTCGTCTACTCAAGACCCTATGAAGCTTTTTCAAAACTCGTTGCACTCAGTGAAAAAGAGTTGAGCAGAGCTAAAAGAATAAGAAAAGCAGAGAGGTTTAAGGATATATACTATAGATCTATATCTGTTCTTCTAGGATTACTATATAGACCCTCTGGAGGAATAATTGCTTCTCCTACTACATCCTTACCAGAAATAATCGGTATGGAAAGGAATTGGGATTATAGATATGTATGGATAAGAGATGCTTCTTATGCTACAGAAGCATTAATTAAAGCGAACTTACTAACGCAAGCTAGACGATCTCTAGATTTTATAATAAGTGTAATAGATCCTTCATCTAAGAGTTTCGATCATCCATTTTATACTATTGATGGAACACCTCCACCAGCTGAAGAAAACCTAGATTGGTTATCAGGTTTCAAAAACTCAAAACCAGTTAGAGTAGGAAATGCTGCTTATTTACAAATTCAAATGGACATTGAAGGTGCATTTATGCACACTCTTCATGAATATTATAAAGAGACTCAAGACGACGAATATATTGATAGCAATTATTGGGCAATAGAAGCTATTGCAACATGGGTAAAATCTTACTGGAGAGAGCCTAGTACAGATATTTGGGAAGAGAGAGGAGTAACAAGACATTATGTACATACAAAAGTCATGTCTTGGGTTGCTTTAGATAGAGCTTATAAATTAGCTGAAGCATTAGGATACAAAAAAGAAGCAGAGGAATGGAAGAGTGTAGCTAACGAAATTAAAGAAGATATAATGACGCACGGTATAGTAGAAGGGAGTTTTGTAAGATATTATGGCGGAGATGAAATTGATTCTGCATTACTGACATTACCATTATATGACTTCGTGGATGCTAATGATAAAATATTCTTAAACACACTTAAAAGAATAGAAAGCGAATTAAAAATAGAGGATGGACTTTATTTAAGATATAAAAAAGATTTCTTAGGTAGTGTAGTTCATCCGTTTGCTTTAGTAACACCATGGATGGCAAGAGTTTATATTAGATTAAACAAAGTTGAAGATGCAGTAAGACTATTAGAGAAATTAGATAAATGTAGCAATTCACTAAAGCTACTAGGAGAGCATATTGATCAGAAAAACTGTGAGGCAAGAGGTAATTTTCCTCATTCATTTCCTCATGCGGGTATAATTTTAAGTATAATCGAATTAGAGGAGAAATTAAATGCAGAAAATATTACAACTAATAAATGAGGCAATAGAAGAAATAGAGAAATATGGCTCTTGCGAATCTGCTTACTACTTACTGAAATATATTGCTTCCCATGGTGAAAAGTTTATTGAAGAGAAATCAGTAAATTATGATTTTACACTAGATAACATAATACTTATGTCCGTGTTACAAGAAACTCACAAATACAAATTATTCGTTTCCTCGTTTTTCATTTATGATTATTTGAGTAAGAAGTTTCGCGTGCAGGAACCATTATTTATTTTTAGATGGGGAAAAACGTACTTCATATATAGTTATAGAATAAACGCCAGACTAGAATCACTTATAAAAAATCAATTTATTTTTTCTAGGAAGGGAATACTAAAATTAACTAAAAAAGGTGAAAATGAGAGAGAAAACATTTTCTCTTCTCTTCCTTCTACTGATAGAAAGAAAATAGAAGAGATAATAGATAATATAGATAAAATGAAATTAAAAGAACTGAGAATTTATACAAAAAAATATCTTTTCTCTATTCAATGACTTTATAGTTAAACAATCTTGAAAGATATGCTTGCTCCCAATTATCTTTCTGTAGGGTATACTCTCTCTTCATTACTGGATCTTTTGCAGCTGCTGGAGGTTGTTTAGTTAAATCTAGCTGGAACTGCAAACTGTAAGTCTCTAATTTTCCTTCTAAATTACCTACATAAGCCCAGCCTACAAATGCATATTGGACTGAGACTTTTTCACTTACTCCTTCCATTTCTAAGATCTTATTTGCAGCAAATTGTGAGCTTTCAAACGCTATTTCTTGGTTCTTAGGGAACGGTAACTTGGCAGCATCACCAACAACTAGGATATCATCATATTTCGGAGTTCTCAAATCTTGAGGACTCCTAACGTCTGCAAAAGGTGAACCCAAACCTGCTTCTTCAATAAATCTTGGGACTTTGTTAGGTTCAAGCATTGCTAAAATATCATAGTTATACTTTTCTCCAGACTTTGTTACAACGTAATTTTCACCAATTTCGACTATCTCTTGGTTTGTAACTAATTCTATTCCAGCTTTTTCATAAATCTGTTTTATAACATCAGCAATAACTGGTGGTTGTGTTTTGTCATTAGCATCTATGTGAATTATTCTAA
It encodes the following:
- the treH2 gene encoding alpha,alpha-trehalase TreH2 encodes the protein MKNFPLIFIKFLEYYASVNYAFLSNGITSALESQGSIDWFPVPRFDSQSIFTKILDNEKGGYFSVRPKEYDRIQEEYIGYSLILKTTFKKNELKAMVIDFLPISLPAIIRLYDTELPLEVNIIPVFNYALINAGTEIVKDGVIYRNPLSKEGIELLVYGNYEIISPYKLIIKPGKGYLYLLYSKDLRYGLFSQKGFVYSRPYEAFSKLVALSEKELSRAKRIRKAERFKDIYYRSISVLLGLLYRPSGGIIASPTTSLPEIIGMERNWDYRYVWIRDASYATEALIKANLLTQARRSLDFIISVIDPSSKSFDHPFYTIDGTPPPAEENLDWLSGFKNSKPVRVGNAAYLQIQMDIEGAFMHTLHEYYKETQDDEYIDSNYWAIEAIATWVKSYWREPSTDIWEERGVTRHYVHTKVMSWVALDRAYKLAEALGYKKEAEEWKSVANEIKEDIMTHGIVEGSFVRYYGGDEIDSALLTLPLYDFVDANDKIFLNTLKRIESELKIEDGLYLRYKKDFLGSVVHPFALVTPWMARVYIRLNKVEDAVRLLEKLDKCSNSLKLLGEHIDQKNCEARGNFPHSFPHAGIILSIIELEEKLNAENITTNK
- a CDS encoding FAD-dependent oxidoreductase, with amino-acid sequence MKNIVIIGGGIGGMGVATTLAQKLKNANITVVNKEDFYFAGPSRPLILTGEQRYSRIIRGYEEVGKLGINVVIGNVYKIDPDNRKVYLSDSSFNSTRELSYDYLVLSPGIVFDGSKITGYDKYWWKNTTVYDPGRVNVLKQRLWTAEKGTVVVYAPKAPYRCAPAPTETAMLAHTILSYRGVRNKFRIIHIDANDKTQPPVIADVIKQIYEKAGIELVTNQEIVEIGENYVVTKSGEKYNYDILAMLEPNKVPRFIEEAGLGSPFADVRSPQDLRTPKYDDILVVGDAAKLPFPKNQEIAFESSQFAANKILEMEGVSEKVSVQYAFVGWAYVGNLEGKLETYSLQFQLDLTKQPPAAAKDPVMKREYTLQKDNWEQAYLSRLFNYKVIE